TGAGATGGGGGTAGGGGTTCATTTTATAGGCAGAAGAAGGGCTGTTTTCTCAAAACCATGAGAGGTGCAATAGCGGTTTCTGGTTTTTTCCTTTTAGCCGGTTGTTTCAGCCTGGTGTGTGCTTGCAGACACGCACTTTCTGTCAGAGGTAATAAAATCGTTCCTCTTTACTAAACCAGGATTTTATCGCTCATCGATTGGGCAGATTTACTTGTGGACGATTCGACATGATGGTCAGGATCTGCCCCACGCTCCGATACTGCGTCAAGGAATCCGTCATCGCGTTTGTCGTTTTCTAATTGTATAATAATACTGCCACGTGTCAGTCTTTCTAGCGAGGATGGTCTATTGATTGGACAATTaaaactttttttcttttttgtctaCGTGCTCTTTTATCCTTCTCATTTTAGGAATGATGCCTAGCCGAGTCTTGAGTTCATTGAATCAATATTATGCTGTGGAACTTTAGCACACAGTCAGATGTCCTGCGGTGTCTGTGGGCATGAGGCATCTGATTAGTTTATGGACGGAAAATTCTCATCTTGTTTGGGGTTAAGTTGGATGGGATACTCTTGTCATCACTCATGTGCTTAATTTTGGAGATTAATTTAGAAAAAGACAGGATGAAGAATTGAACCGATATACTTGAAACCACAGGTTTGGGCCAGTGGAAAAGGAAGACAGCCCCCTGTTTTCTGGGTACTGGAAAGCCGAAACTGAGAGCCAGCCAATTCTATATAATGCTTCGCCCTTTTTCCTCGTCCTAGCAACAACAAGTGCTTGTTTTCAGAACTCATAAAGAGAGAGACGGGCATGGCTTCGGTGAAGAAAGCTTCGGTTTTGGTGGCAGCAAGCGTTGGCGCAGTGGAGGCGCTCAAGGATCAAGCAGGGTTGTGCAGATGGAACTACGCTCTGAGGTCCGTGCAGCAGCACGCCAAGAGCAGCATGAGGTCGCTGTCGCAGTCGGCGAGGATGTCCTCCGCCGTCTCTGACGGGAGATGCAGCGAGCGAGCCAAGCAGTCGGAGGAGTCGCTGAGGAAAGTGATGTATCTCAGCTGCTGGGGACCCAACTAGTGTTTGGAAACCAGATAGTTATGTAGAGTGATAGAATGCTGAACAGAGGTTCAACTTGTGCGATTGTATAATTTTGCGCTGATAACCACGGAGTAATTTGATTACATATCTTCTATTGCTTATCTTCCAAAGTAAATGAATAGTCGTGCCTAAATAGGATGGTTGGAGATTAGTGTTCTGTTGAGTAGAAGAACAACCAACGATATGGTTCCATCTCTAGTCGGTTGGAGGTGTTGTAACATCGTATAAGGGGCAACAAGTTTCCAGATCCGATCTGCACAAAATGAGGTCAGAAATGAATTCAATCTTTGAAATTATTGTACACCaatcgataaaaaaaaattcaatctttgaaatgaattCATGTTAAAAATTGTTGCTTTAGGTGGAACTAGATCGTCGTACCTTGCGCTTCTCCTACCCTTTAACATGACGACACTGATATGGATCGCTCATCGGGTACATCGAGTTCCAGAGGAACGCAGAGTCGGACCAGGAGAAGAGGCTGAAAGAGAGCAGGATAAttctttaatctttaatttaCTAAAGGCAATCGACTAAATAAGTTGTCCGTAAATACGATATATTATTATAAAGATAGCAATAAATTAATtgcaataaatatatttaatttagaaatattaattttactATTCGATTAATGTGGATCTTAATTATGAGATTGATCTTAGTCATGAtgttaaatataataaattaagaaattaaaagttATCGAGTTGTCACATGTTCACgaataaaatgaaaattaatCTCGACATAAAAAATAGGATTTACCGTAAGATAAATAACTCTAATATTATCACACCAGATTTTAGGCGTAGCAGTGGGGAaaagtataattttaaaaaaagagaTTATGGTCAAATAATTTCTGTCATCGCATTAGATATAGTTTTATATTCAGTTTCAGTACTTGAGCAAGAGACTGTAGGTTGCCTCTTTGAAAGCTAGGAAATAAGATATCCTCCAAGAAAtatagcatatccactagtagaacgtcTATCTTCGGGAGATCCAACCCAATCTGCATCATTGTAGGTAATCAATTCTCATgacgattgacgatataaaagaagactatGTAGAATAGTACATTTGAGATATTAAATAATTCTCTTAATACTTTTCCAATGGTGTTCAGTaagagcatgcataaattgacaggcATGATTGACAACGAAAGCAATATCGGGTCGTATAATGGTAACATATTGTAAGACACTGACAATGCTTCGATAGTTCTGAGAGTCAACCATTGAAGGCGAGGATAAAGGTGCAGTGAAACCACCTTCAATGTTAaccattggatttaatttaggtaggttgaggtttatggtttaggggttttccctaaattgttcttaaggatttttatttagctattcatttgagttgtagctaaataaaaatgtatatatattggtgacacaggactttgattcgagacggtgtctctacgagggatctattttggatacgatcctcttattggaggcgggtaccttgacttatctattttgatacgttatattgatatgattagtaatatttatgttcatttttgcatgggtatatcattatctattacctgagcatgttgtatttatttcctgctgttgcattcatgttcctttgattatatatgaccttaaggtaatgacataccacgccttattatgttcaggatattGATTTATTTTATCATACCTGACCaatgtacctagatcatattatttgattcatatatcttttggtacacattttggtagagatggataggatcagaATATTTCCAtccttagtgtcatgcatcatctcgcatgattgcatgccatgtgattgttggctccattattgttgagcacatcgccagttacatggatctgcacacacaaccactcatgggttagtagttTTTATCAAGCAGGGTGTGTTACagtaggttgctctgtcaagggctccgctggtccactcatgggtagtgtgacgcagcgtggtagcatgacagggatccctcctctggactggctttgggagatgagagcattgcgctcccccacttatttctttttattattttttttgatgaaaagataaatatatatcatcaaaatgCACAATCATACAAGGTGATCCTGAAATCCCTTATGTCGTGTATGATGAACTATCAAATCTGAAAGGGGAACCATGGTCATGTACATGTGCTCACTCGTGTACCATCTATCCATGTCACCTCTGCACAAGCAGGATGCAATCTCGTCCTCTGTACCGGATACTCAGCTAAGGTATCATCCAACACTGCCTGCTATCTCTGTCTAACTGCTCGTGTGTTTGCATCATCACTGTCCACGCTATGTCCTGTGTCCTGGAAGCAGGTGCCCCACACCTCCTCCATTCCTCTCGTATGTCTGTGAGTCTCCAGGGACTCCAAGTCAACTCGATCCATCTCCTCCTGTGTCATGGGTCAGGGTCCCATGATGTCACTTTAAGCAAGTGACCAACTATCAACGGGTAATATcttgatttttgcatatttttaattGCAAAATTTATACTTGCCATTTTTCATCTTATTTGCTTTTAATTTtatcctaacttaatttgggttgctcacatcaaaaaggaggagattgtaaataccctgtggtagttttgatgtaatcaactaagtcaagttaggtcttgttgtgttttgatgccttgtgtctaaatgtacaggaacttaggagcacaggaggtcgagcgaaagacgcagctagcgagaaggacgacacgaaagagagtcgacgggctctgtGCGTCCCAGGGACAAGtcactacggaagagtacgctagcggacgaaAAGGAAGCGCCCAACGGTTCCAAGGGActagaagctggagcggaaggttgctctaGAAGGTTGgaaaatggattcgggtgagctctattacAGATGGCTGAAAtaacccaagcgaacggagccggaTCGAGGAGAAAACAAGCAATTAACAAAATGTTAACTGTCCGGGGCGcttggaccaagtccaggcgcccggatcccctagGCGCCCCCAGGGTGCCTCGCCCTGGGGGAGTCGTATCGACACCGCCTAGGCATCCTGACCGAAAAATTTATCGAAACCCCACTTGTCGTAACCTGTTGCAATATGGATAAAGTTCTATCCACGTTTAGGTActtgaaacccttccaggcgccctgatcaGAACTATAAGTATA
The genomic region above belongs to Zingiber officinale cultivar Zhangliang chromosome 11A, Zo_v1.1, whole genome shotgun sequence and contains:
- the LOC122032707 gene encoding uncharacterized protein LOC122032707; its protein translation is MASVKKASVLVAASVGAVEALKDQAGLCRWNYALRSVQQHAKSSMRSLSQSARMSSAVSDGRCSERAKQSEESLRKVMYLSCWGPN